Proteins from a single region of Thunnus albacares chromosome 16, fThuAlb1.1, whole genome shotgun sequence:
- the LOC122965564 gene encoding AN1-type zinc finger protein 3-like, with protein sequence MGDTSERSKPPSLPPRCPCGFWGSSKTMNLCSKCFADIQKKQPGEDCTSKPIQSTGSSQSPVFSSETSSSSSQSLLSSPPSSSEQPSTEEPSPTFPSTREGVSCTETAQGTLCTPTKRPRESASGSESEATPEKRPRTEEKEGSSEEARGTPKQKNRRRCYRCQTKLELVQQELGSCRCGYVFCMLHRLPEQHDCLFDHLGRGREEAVLKMVKLDRKVGRSCQRIGEECS encoded by the exons ATGGGAGACACTAGTGAACGAAGCAAACCTCCGAGCCTACCTCCCCGGTGTCCCTGTGGATTTTGGGG GTCCAGTAAAACCATGAACCTCTGCTCCAAATGTTTTGCTG ACATCCAGAAGAAGCAGCCAGGGGAGGACTGCACCTCCAAGCCTATCCAAAGCACTGGGAGTAGCCAATCACCTGTCTTCAGTAGCGAGACGAGCAGTAGCAGTAGCCAGTCTCTATTGTCATCGCCGCCCTCTAGCTCCGAGCAGCCGTCAACCGAAGAGCCCTCGCCCACGTTTCCCAGCACAAGGGAAG GCGTGTCGTGCACAGAAACAGCCCAAGGCACACTCTGCACACCCACAAAACGTCCACGAGAATCAg CCTCGGGCTCAGAGAGCGAGGCGACGCCAGAGAAACGGCCACGGacagaagagaaggagggaagcaGCGAGGAGGCCCGCGGGACGCCCAAGCAGAAAAACCGTCGGCGCTGCTATCGCTGCCAAACCAAACTAGAGCTGGTACAGCAGGAACTGGGCTCCTGTCGCTGCG GCTATGTATTCTGCATGCTCCACCGTCTCCCCGAGCAACACGACTGTCTGTTCGACCATCTGGGCCGTGGGCGCGAGGAGGCCGTCCTCAAGATGGTGAAGCTGGACCGCAAGGTGGGCCGCTCATGCCAACGCATCGGGGAGGAGTGCTCCTGA